In Phormidium yuhuli AB48, one genomic interval encodes:
- a CDS encoding DUF6464 family protein, which produces MEPDSLPTELILSESTKSLGRVYLDWAPQPGHYLDVKQQTYKVLERRHRYHLKSGRYRLHQIALYVQTAQRPEEMTDVEGRWLIGDLSCRYNARSELMRCAINPQGPCAGCRHYEPLNGSA; this is translated from the coding sequence ATGGAGCCAGATTCTTTACCGACCGAATTAATTCTGAGTGAGTCTACCAAATCTCTGGGGCGGGTGTACCTGGATTGGGCGCCGCAGCCGGGGCATTACCTGGATGTCAAACAACAGACCTATAAGGTTTTAGAACGCCGACATCGCTATCATCTCAAGTCAGGTCGCTACCGATTACACCAAATCGCCCTCTATGTTCAGACCGCTCAACGTCCTGAGGAGATGACCGATGTTGAAGGTCGTTGGCTGATTGGGGACCTCTCCTGTCGCTACAATGCTCGTTCGGAATTGATGCGTTGTGCGATTAATCCCCAGGGTCCTTGTGCTGGATGTCGGCATTATGAACCCCTCAATGGGTCGGCTTGA